In Fragaria vesca subsp. vesca linkage group LG5, FraVesHawaii_1.0, whole genome shotgun sequence, the genomic stretch AGTTGGAGTCGACTCACTGACAGCCGAAGCAGAACAGTGAAATTAGGGTTTCTGAGAAACCGCCGACGACGTCTCGTCTCTCATCGATTCTCCTTTCCGTTCGATTCCTCAGGTAATTCCCTCTATGCCGAGATCGATTCTTCTCCAAATTTCTCTTCTTTATCCTCAATTTTCAGTTTATCAGTTCTCATATACATGCTGTATCTCAATCTATTCCGGCTAATTGTGCTAGTAATTTGATTCTTATTTGTGATTTCGCTTCAAATTATTGATTTTGTATCTGGGTTTTGTAGAAAGTTTGAGTCTTTACAATTTTGTTGTGCTTGAATTTTGTTTTTTAATTTGTTTGTGGGTTTTTCGATTTCTGATGTTGGATGTCTTGATGTGCAGATAGGTCTTTGTTCGTTAATTTGAGAAAACAGAGAAGAATTGCAACATGGAGGACTGGGGTAAGACTGATATCTTATATTGATTATGTAATAGTGTGTTACTTATTGTAGTTGATTTGTTTTAGTTAAGAGTGTGATATCCGTGTGGGGTTCATAATTTCTGCTACTTAATTATTGGGTTCTGTTTTAGTTTCATTTATATTTCTTTTCGTATAACTTAGAAGACAGATTCTGTTGTCTATTGTTAAACTGGAGTCTGCAATTTTGTTAACGAATCTGGTTTTGTTTGTTTTCTGTGCTACAGAAGAAGATGTGCAAGTTCCATCTCTCCTTTCTAAGGAGCCAGTGGTAAGAAGTAACTGGGATGATGAAGATGCTGATGACAATGAGGTGAAGGATTCATGGGAGGATGATGATGAACCTGCTCCTCCGGTAAGATTAATAGCATAATTGAGATCGTGATATTTGTTTCTGTTCCCTAAACACATTTTTTCCCCTTCTCATCATTCAAATGCTCCAGTATCAACTAGTGGATAAATGTTTCTTGGTTGAGTAACTATCTTAATGGAATTGGAATGTGGATATTGCATCTGCTACTTTTAACTCTCATGATCATTATTGATGTGAGGAGTGAATATGGATATTGCATCAATATATAGCTATGGATATGATCATGTCTTTGCATCAATATATGTAAAGGCAGTAGGTGATGAGTGTGTGAGATTATGTTCCTCTGGTATTTTGAGTGTTCAAGGGTGTTGTTTAAGGAATGATTGAAGACAAGAGGGAAAAAAAAGACCCATTATTTCATCCATTTTGAGATTATACGGTTGTGGATGCCTTTGACCACAGACTTTACAGTGTGGCTTTGTTAATGAGGTTTGGAATGTTGTGTAGACAAATATAAAATGGTTTATTGCAAGTTAGTTTTCTTCCTTCACTCAAGTGAGAACACTGATGATTAGTATTAAGGGGTGGAAAGGAGATGGAAGTCTTTTTTGATGCGAAGATCTGAATACAATTAAGTGGGATAATTGGACTTGATTTAAGTTAGATTTACTACTAATTTTTGGTGATATTTTTAGCATTTAAATAAAGGGTTAGTTTGTGAATCAGATTGGTACTATGGCAAGTTAAATAAAAAGCTTTAAATAATAATTGCAGAGCATTGTTTTTTCTGATGTAAATAGAGTTGCTATTAAGCAAATTCGTTGGTGCAAATGAATAGGAGATTTTGGTCCTTTATCAACCTTGATTTTCTTACGTTCAAAAGATTCGAAATGTGTTCTCAGAGTAATTCAAGTGTAGATTTTAATGGGTCTTTTAATGCGAGCACATGTCATTTCCTGCAAACTGTACCAGGCTGTTTTGGCAATGATTTAGTTATAGTTTCTATCCCTCGCTTATAACATGTTTCATACAGCATTTGTATACCATATTTGCTATGAATCTAGTCTAGATAATGCACAGTGTGTAGTTATTTTTTTATTTTTTAATATTATTTACCTTCTGTCCAGGCACCTGCACCAAAAGCTCCTGCTGAAAAGGCACCCAGGAAACCTGCAGCAAAGGCTGCAGAAAAGAAAGGAAAAGCTGTTGAAGTAGAAAAGGAAGAGTCACTAGATCCCCTGGCTGAGAAACTTCGCCAACAAAGGTACTTAATGGTTAACCTCTGCTGCCCTTCTGGCTCCATTATTTTTATTATTATGTTTGTATTTGAGCATGCTTTGTAGACCAGAGAGGTATGGTGAGAACAGCATGCTATGGATGGGTAATTTCTCTTTCTCTTTGAGTGTTGCTAGTCATATGAAGTAAGCAACATTGTGTGTTTGGTGACACCAATTTTGTTCATTTACTATGATTAAATCGAGTCAGAAAAACGCTACTAATGGAAATTCTTGTATGCTTTTTCTAAAGTCTGTCATTTTATTGACGCAATCAACGCCACCAGTAGAAGTTGTATATTTAGACATGTACTGTGCACAACTGAAGGGTAAAATTATTAATTGCGATGTATTAGTCTGGTTTTATATAAATATTTATACTTTTTTTCTTCCTGTTTCTGATTGTTTGTTCTTATGCTCTTCGGTCGTTGGTCTTGGATTTGTCATTTTCACTATGAGATGACCACTGTATGAAGACCTTCATGATATGGAATATATATCAGATCTTGGTGGACATGAATTCTCACCAAAGTCTCTTTTCTTCTGATACAGACTGGTGGAAGAAGCAGATTATAAGGCCACTAAAGAACTTTTTTCTACTAGAGGTGAAGAGAAAAACATTGACAATTTCATTCCCAAATCGGAAAGTGACTTTCTGGAATATGCAGAACTCATTTCACATAAACTTCGTCCATTTGAGGTATATTGAGCTGTACTTGCCTTTTTGCAAAGTTTCCGGACTCTGCATGTTGCTAAATATTTTTGATTTCATTGCAGAAAAGTTTTCATTATATCGGTCTACTTAAGGCAGTTATGAGATTGTCAATGACCTCCTTGAAAGGAGCAGATGCAAAAGATGTTGCATCTTCAATCACGGCAATTGCAAATGAGAAGATAAAAGCTGAGAAGGAAGCCAATGCTGGTAAAAAGAAGACAGGTGCATATCTTAACCTTGGCTGTTCATACAGTAGTTTGAGTTTGAGTCATTATGGTGCTCTGAGAAAACAAAAAGTAAAAATTGTTTTCCTGTAAATGAACTAATTGGGTGTCTTTTCGAATTACACACTTCCATTATATAAAAGAATAATACAAACTCTTCCACATGTTCGGGGAACGTGCACTTGAATGTTTGGCAGGTGCCCGTTAATATTTTTGATTGTAAATAACTGGTTATTCTTCCACTTGTTGAAGATGGAAAAAAAAGGAACAAAACTTTTAATAGCTGGAAATTGTAATTTATAAAAAAGTGGCAGGAGCATTCTAATGTCTGTACCGTGTATTTGTAACATCGTACCATGTGGTTTGTCTTTACTTGAAATTATACAGTCACTTGCAATATAGGTTTAGTCTTTCGAATTTGATTTAAGGTTAGCTGTCACTAATAACAAAGGAAACTGATAATTGCTTTCTTTGTTTGCAGGTGCCAAGAAAAAGCAGCTTCATGTTGATAAGCCGGATGATGATATAGCTGTTGATGGTTATGATCCCCTCGATGACTATGACTTTATGTGAGTGTTTTGGTGTAGCAAGGTTTTTATTGGTACAGGGACCTGTATTTTGAAGTAGGGATCAGACCAAAAGAAAAAAAAAAAAATCATTGGAGTTGGGATTAAGTTCCTCCGGCATCCCCCTCAGCAGAGATTGATTTGATGATACGAGTGTTGTTTATTTATTGTCAAATAAGAGTGTCAATTTCCTTCCTTTTCTTTTGTGATGATCAATTTTGTTACTAGTTACGGGCTTACCTTGACTGCGTATACTTGAAGCTCATGCACTGGGTCTTATACTATATGGCTAAAGTTCTCTGGAGAGATCACTCTTGTTACCCTTTGCGCCCATAAATTTCATTTACTCCTGGTTATACAGTGATGTTAATCAACGAGCTCAATTGCGTTGTTTTAGGTCCAATGATAGCATGTTTGCTTGTATTGAGATAGTCAAGTGGCATGATTTCTTACACTGTCGGTGTTTGATGGACAGCGATTTGATTGTGTAATCGTTAATAAGTTGTGTCAAACAGCGCAAATTGGTCAATTTGAATAAAAAAACCTGAATTTGACTACAGATATGGAAGAACACTTGCAAGTTAAAATGTAGGTTATAACAGCAGCTGATGGGTCTATTTCTCTTGGTATCCAGGTGACAGTCCACAAGTTATAAATATCATCTTTATAGGATAACATTGGAAGTCCATACTGCCATTCTGAAGCTGCAATAATGCTTTCCTTTTATGTCTTGTTGGTTTATTTAGAATTGGAAATGTATGAGAACTTGAGTCAGGTTTCAAAATCGTTAGCTGTAGTCAAATTATAAGCTATTGTTAGATCAAGACACAAGGAAGAATGTAAACTTAGATGATTTACTACTTCCTGGTGTAAGCCTGATTAGGGATGGTTTAAAATACATGTTGGTGTACCTCGGACTAATTGTGGTATAGGATGACATGTTTCATGCAAAATGGATCAGACTTTCTTGCTCAGAACGCACAAGCAACTGCAGGATAAAAAAAAAAAAAGCAATATGAGGAGGTTCTATATTAATAAAGTTCACTTCTAAAGAAAAAGTTTTTAAAAAATTAAGAGGATTACCATGCCCTTTTTCTGTAGCCAAGCCTTGAATCCAGAGAGGTCCTTCTTCATATGTCATAGTCCTACCTTTTTGCAGAAGTAGCATTTTAACTTGGAGGGTTTATTGGCTTACCTCCTAGTGTTTTTATAAATGGCTTTATTAAAGTTTTATTGACCCTAAGCTTGTTCTTTACAACTTATAATTCTTCACCAAGTTCGATGTTGCAGGTTGTTTGCCCTACCTCATCCTATTCTTCTCATCAATACAGATAGATATAAGCTCGTCCAAGGTCCAGTTCTCCTTCTGTGCATTGATTAGTTACACAGTAGGAGAACTGGACCATGGATGAACTTATATCTATATGTGAACAACCTGCAACATCTGGGAACTGGTGCAGAAGTATAAGTGGGAAAAAGTACAAGCTTAAGGCCAATAAAACTTTAGTAAAGCCATCTGGGAACACTGTTGGAGGTAAATCCAATAAGCCCTTCAAGTTCAAGTGCTACTTTTGCCAAAAGGTAGGACATATGAAGACGAACTGCTCTAATACCAACTGTAAATCCCTAATTAGCACAAACAAGATCATTCACAATGATCATAAACACGTTATGCTTAACAATCAATACATGCTAAATAGTGATGTAAGCATACCTTCATTATTGCTGATGTCCATAACTTCAAGCTGATCAACTAAACAAATATGCGTTGGATGTTTCCTTAGCTTTTGTCTTCTCCTCTCTGCTAACTTTCAACACCATATATGGGGTTGGTCTGAAGGTCTTGTTGTAGAGAGAGCAGGGACCAAAGCATCCTATTTATAGAGACGTATTAGAAACAAGAGATCTCTTTGTCTCATAATAGATTTCCTAATGCATCACCAACATGATTCCTTAACTTAAGAGATTATTAGATATATTTAATCCTTAAGCAACTAGGACAAGTAATAACATACAACTCCTTTTATATCGAAACCTATTTCAATTAGTATTTGCATAATGGTGATGAGTTCACAATATAATTCTAATACCCCAAACCACTGAATATAGCATGTATGCAAAATGTGGCAGCTTGATAACAACAAGGCATCTGTTAGCCTGGTAGAAATGGAATGGAAAAACATAGAGAGATTCACTTACTGCGCAGTTAATTGCTTTGCACTTGTTTAATTTGATTATTTCCCACTGCAAAATGTATTTTCCAAAAAGAATTTTTGTATGAATAATTCTGTCTTGTCACTGTATCACATCATCCAGCAGAAAGTATGAAGTAGATATCTTAAAGTTCAATAATAATATGCTAAACTTCAACAATAATCATTTTGTTGAATTCGATCTCATCACTATTACACTAAGTGTATGAGCAGATTTTTTGAAAAAATACTGGCACCATTTATTGAATTTTTACTTAGTTCAATCGTTGTAAGTGCTAACACAATGTGATAACCTAAATCAACATTTTCATGGCATCAATCTTTTTAAGCTAAACAAACTTATTCAAGGTCTATAAAATCAATCCTGCAAACGAAATTGTGGAGATATAGTAACAATTAAGCCTTAAATAACTCAGAACTCAGTTCATACAAATTATCTTTAAGAAAACCGTACTTATTCAGTCCATTTCTGTAAAATTAACTCCTGTAGCTTGGGAACATGTCTGTACTCCCAAGTCCCAAATCCATTGAAGGACTGGGTATTAGATCTTCAGCTTAGTGAGCATACATTAATAATGCTGCTGCTGCAAAACTTGCTTGGAAGGTTATCATGGACCATTCCAACTGGTGGGTTCAAATTGTTAAGAATAAATATCTAAAGAATCGTTCTTGGAAATGTATTTTTGATAGCAGACCTCATGACCAAAGGAATGAGATGGACTATTGGAACAAGAAGGGAGGTTAAATATTGGACTTTTAACTGGATTTTGATTTTCCCCTTGTCAATCTTTTAAGTGATCATCAATAAGCATATATTAACAGATATGCAAATTCAAGTGATTGTAATCATTGTATTGCAGGAAATAGCTGGGAAAAAAAAAAAAAAAAAAAAACTTCTCTCCATCTTGGGTTGGGAGATACAAATCATGGGAATTCCTATCCCTATGAATAACCAGAGTGACAAATGCATTTAGGGGCCGGCTGCAAAAGGAAAGTTCTCCATCAAAACGGCTACCTGGCTTCAATGTAAGTCTTCTGAAAAACATCCCCAGATTAAACTGATAAGCAAAATGTGAAGTTAAATATTCCTTGAAAAGTTAAAATGTTCAGCCGGCTCGTTTTAAGGGGTAGATTGAAAACAAAACAGGCTTTCCAGATTGGATCAAATACATGACAATACTTGTTCGAAGTGTTCTTCAGATAATGAAACTTTTGAAATCCTCTTTGGTGGATGTACAACTGCTACAGATGTTTGGAGAATTGCCAATCTCCATGATTTTCTTCATGGAAATGACACCTTAAATAAACTGAACCTCTTTTTGAGGAAAAGAAATTACACCAAAACTGATTTTGAGAAAGTTCTAACTATTTGCTAGATGATTTGGAAGGCTAGAAATGATGCCTCTTTCAGGAACATCAGTACTACCCCTCAAACTATAATTATATTGCTGCTTCAGTAGAAAAAAGCTGAAAATAAAATGGATTGCAGGGTTGGTTCTTTCAAAACCCCAACATCCATTAAATGACAACCTCCTCCTGCATTTTTTTTTTTAACGTCAACTTTGATGGCTCGGTGACTTCTTCCTCTGCAGCTTGTGACACTATCATCAGCAACTCTGATGGTGCCTCGATTATTGTTTCTTCAAAGAACATTAGGAAGACATATGTTCCCACCACTGAAGCGACAACTTTAAGAGACAGCATTCTTATTGCCAAGAATGAAGGACTGACCCAAGATTATTGTAGAAGGTGACTCCATAATCATTATTGATGTTGTGAATGGTAAAATCAACCCTCATTCGAGACTCCAACAAATTATTGAAGACATTAAAAACTAGACACAAGAGTTTCAGGAGATCAGCTTCAAACACATATTTACGGCAATGTTTAGACATTCAATAACAGGAAGAAGAACCTGGATTCAACCTCTGCCTGGGTCCTGTAATGTTTTGTTTGTAATTTAGTATGAAAAAATATAAAGAAGACCATAACGGGTTACCGGTCCATGGTAAAATTAGATGTTTGCGGGGTAAAAAAGCATGGAGTAAATTGGGAGGGGGTTAAAAAAAGTGAAATGGACGACGCTATAAGTCTCAACGCTGTAGGGTTTTAGCAAACTCATCTCTCTTTCTCCACAAACCATGGACGCCACCGTCACCGCATCCCCAATACCCGACCCGAACCCGAGCCCGGCCCCAGTCTCCTGTTGGAGCAACATTGTCAAGAAGCAGCCGGACCCGAAGCCCCAAAACTCGGCCTCCGACGCCTCAATCGCCGCCGGCAAAGTCTTGGTCGAAAGCTGCAAGTCCTCCAAGGGCATAGCCGTCGCCGTCGTCGACGCCAATGCTATCATCCAGGGCGGCGAGACCCTCGCCCACTGCGCCGACAAGTTCGTCTCCGTGCCCGAGGTCATGGCCGAAATCCGTGACCCTATCTCCCGCCACCGCCTCGCCGTCGTCCCCTTCCAGGTCCAGACCATGGAGCCCTCCCCTGATTCCCTCAACAAAGGTCTAAAAGCTTCAACCTTTGCTTCACATTTTCGCTTGATTTGATTTCATCTATTTTTGATTGATGTGATGGAATTAGGGTTTTTGATAGGGTTTTGTGTGTGTTGTTTGGGCAGTTATTAAGTTTGCCAGGGCTACCGGGGATTTACAGACACTTTCTGATGTGGATATTAAGCTCATTGCTATGACTTATACATTGGAGGCTGAGATACATGGCACTGAGCATCTTAGGGAGTGCCCTCCGCCGGTGCATACTGTCAATGTGAGGAGGTTGCCAGAGAAGGACTTGCCCGGGTGGGGAAACAATGTGCCGAATTTGGAAGAGTGGGAAGCGCTGGAGAATGAAGCCGAGCTTAAGTTGAACCCCGAGTCTAGGATTCTTCCGTTGAAGGATATAAACTTGAATGTTATTGATGAGTCCGAGGGCCGGTCTGTTGATGGTTCTGCTGTGGTGGAAGTTAAGAGTGACGTTTGTAGTGAGAATCAGGAGGGTGGTGAGGGAAATCAGGGGAGACATAGGAGGTTTTTTTCGAAGAAGAAAGAGGTGAAGATTGAAGGGAAGATGGTTTCTGACGGAATTGATGCGTCCCAGGGACAAGTTGATGATAATGCTGGTGATTGGATGCCTGCTGTCAGTCGAAGTACGCATAGGAGGTTTTTGAGAAGGAAAGCTAGACGCGAGTCTTGTGAGGCATCTGCCAATAACGATTCTCAGCAAGATGCTGAAGAAAAGTCAAGTGGTGACGTAATTGTGGACGCTAAAGGCCAGGATCAAACATTGCCTTCTAACTCTGAAGAGGGATGTTGCAGAGCTGTGGAGAGAGAGATGACAGTGGAGAAGAATTGTGATGAAGACCTTTCCTCAATCCTGGAGCAAACAAGGCAGAATGGGGTTGAGGATAATAATTTCAACGCAGGGGAAAGCACTTCTGATAATGGTGTGAATTTGTCTGTTGAGGGAGATGAGGCTGAAGTGATAAATGAAGGACTGGATCACCTGGAGATCTCAAGTGATAATGACGAAAGTGTGGATACATCAAATGTGAACGATGATAGTAGTGAGCAGAGCTGGATGCTACGATCCTTGTCTGAGTCTAGTGTAGCTTGTATAACAAGTGATTTTGCAATGCAAAATGTTATTCTGCAAATGGGTTTACGGTTGTTGGCACCTGGAGGAATGCAGATCTGCCATCTGCATAGGTATATAATATACCTCATTTTATTAACCTTTCACATTCTTTTACTACTTACATTTATTGAAAACTTGTTTACTATGTTTTTATATTTCTATTTTCTGTCATTTTAATGGAGAAAGGATTCATTTGCGTATTTGGTTTTATCATATAAACACATTTTAAAGAGGAATCGTTCTGCTGCCTTGCTAAGATTCATGCTTCAAGGTTTTTTAAATACTGCACATAAGATGATGTTTTATTAAAAGATGAGTTTCAAATAATTTGCTTTGGATAAATTTTAATTTTCTGTCCTCCAGATTGGGGCCTCTAATATTTGCTTGATGAAACAACTGTATCATTAGCATCTGTGCTTATAGTCGATCTCTCATCTTTCCTAGGTGGATTTTGAAATGTCATGCTTGTAACACTGTGACCGCTGAAATTGGGAGAATGTTTTGTCCAAAGTGTGGAAATGGTGGTACCTTGCGCAAGGTAGCTGTAACAGTGGGTGAGAATGGGATTATTCTTGCGGCACGTAAGCCTCGGATCACGTTGCGTGGCACAAGAGTAAGTGCTTCTTTCAGTTATTATTAGAAACAGATCACCGACTAAGTACTCTTTGTAGCTTATTCGTGCATTTACTTGTTATTGTTGGTATAATGTGAAATAAGAGTGGTTGTTATACTTGTTCTTTCCATTTTATTGCATTTGCCATTCATTTCTCATTTGGTATCTTATTAGTATGCTCATTTGCTACTCGGATAACATAAAGCATGCAATTCATGCACATAGTTGTGACTGAATAGGTATGAGATTAACTTATCCCAATATATCAATTAAAAAACTTCAGGTATTCCATGCATTGGCTGATGTGTGCGTTAATGCTTTGTTGCTTTCTTTCGTATTTCACTTGAAGCTTTGTTTCTCTTGATTTTGTATGCATCTTGAATTCTTAATGCTTGGCT encodes the following:
- the LOC101295047 gene encoding eukaryotic translation initiation factor 3 subunit J-like isoform 2, with amino-acid sequence MEDWEDVQVPSLLSKEPVVRSNWDDEDADDNEVKDSWEDDDEPAPPAPAPKAPAEKAPRKPAAKAAEKKGKAVEVEKEESLDPLAEKLRQQRLVEEADYKATKELFSTRGEEKNIDNFIPKSESDFLEYAELISHKLRPFEKSFHYIGLLKAVMRLSMTSLKGADAKDVASSITAIANEKIKAEKEANAGKKKTGAKKKQLHVDKPDDDIAVDGYDPLDDYDFM
- the LOC101295047 gene encoding eukaryotic translation initiation factor 3 subunit J-like isoform 1 translates to MEDWEEDVQVPSLLSKEPVVRSNWDDEDADDNEVKDSWEDDDEPAPPAPAPKAPAEKAPRKPAAKAAEKKGKAVEVEKEESLDPLAEKLRQQRLVEEADYKATKELFSTRGEEKNIDNFIPKSESDFLEYAELISHKLRPFEKSFHYIGLLKAVMRLSMTSLKGADAKDVASSITAIANEKIKAEKEANAGKKKTGAYLNLGCSYSSLSLSHYGALRKQKVKIVFL
- the LOC101295525 gene encoding uncharacterized protein LOC101295525, yielding MDATVTASPIPDPNPSPAPVSCWSNIVKKQPDPKPQNSASDASIAAGKVLVESCKSSKGIAVAVVDANAIIQGGETLAHCADKFVSVPEVMAEIRDPISRHRLAVVPFQVQTMEPSPDSLNKVIKFARATGDLQTLSDVDIKLIAMTYTLEAEIHGTEHLRECPPPVHTVNVRRLPEKDLPGWGNNVPNLEEWEALENEAELKLNPESRILPLKDINLNVIDESEGRSVDGSAVVEVKSDVCSENQEGGEGNQGRHRRFFSKKKEVKIEGKMVSDGIDASQGQVDDNAGDWMPAVSRSTHRRFLRRKARRESCEASANNDSQQDAEEKSSGDVIVDAKGQDQTLPSNSEEGCCRAVEREMTVEKNCDEDLSSILEQTRQNGVEDNNFNAGESTSDNGVNLSVEGDEAEVINEGLDHLEISSDNDESVDTSNVNDDSSEQSWMLRSLSESSVACITSDFAMQNVILQMGLRLLAPGGMQICHLHRWILKCHACNTVTAEIGRMFCPKCGNGGTLRKVAVTVGENGIILAARKPRITLRGTRFSLPLPQGGRNAITKNPVLREDQLPQKYLHPKTKKKANKPGDDDLFTSSNFIFHHHSDKKAPLQPPIRKALAAFSGRRNPNDNHYSHSRH